Part of the Halomarina litorea genome is shown below.
CACCTCCTCGCTCCCGTCCCGCGAGAGGACGCGGACGCTCACGTTGACGTGCGCCCCCTGCAGGCGGGCGTGGACGCCGATGGGCGCGACACAGCCCCCGTTCAGTTCGGCGAGGACGGTCCGCTCGGCGGTCGTCCGAACCCGCGTCGGCGGGTGGTCGATAGCCTCGTGGATGCGCTCGGCGAGGTCGCCGTCGACGGCCGTCACCGCGAGCGCCCCCTGTCCCGGCGCGGGGACGAACGTGGTCGGCGGCAGGCGCTCGTACTCCAGGCTGTGTGCGAGCCCCGACCGCGTCAGGCCTGCCTCGGCGAGGACGATGGCGTCGTACTCGGTGTCCACGTCGCGTTCGAGCGCCCGGCGCTGGACCTCGCTCAGGTCGTTGAACCACTCGTCGGTGGAGCGCTCGAACGACTCCTCGCTCTCGCCGTCTCGCGGTTCATCGCCGCTCGACTGGTCCGCGGAACTCCGTTCCGCGCTCTCCTCGGCGTCGATTCGCCGCTCGTGTTCGTCCTGCACGCTCGGCGCGAGCAGTTTCTCGGCGCGCGTGTCCACGTTCCCTCGGAGCGGCTGGACGTCGAGGTCCGGGCGCTCGGCGAGCAGTTGGGCCTTCCGCCGGAGACTGGAAGTGCCGACTGTCGCCCCGGAGGGGAGTTCGTCGAGGGAGCGACCGCCGGGCGTGACGAGGACGTCGCCTGCCCGCGCGCGTTCGGGGACGCCCGCGACGACGAGGTCCTCGGGGAACTCGGTCGGCATGTCCTTCATCGAGTGGACGGCGGCGTCCACGTCGCCCGAGAGGACCTGTTCGTCCAGCGCGCGGACGAACGCGCCGGTCTTGCCCAGTCGGTGGATGAGTTCGTCGCGCAACTGGTCGCCGCGCGTCTCCACCTCGACGAGTTCGACCGCCCGCCGCCGCGTCTCCAGGGCGGACTGGACCTCGCTCGCCTGTCGGAGGGCGAGCGCCGACCCCCGAGTGGCGAGGCGTAGCGTGGATTGGCTCATGGTCCCGACTCGGCCGCGCGGAGGGAAAAGGGGTTCTATGGCGTCCCGACGTGCTGGTGTCGACGATAGAGGTAGTACAGCGCGACGGCGGGCTGCACCGGCACACCCTGCGCGAACAGGCCGACGACGCCGACGATGGCGTACAGCACGGGGTCGGGGTCCCACCCCACGTTCGCTCGTCCCACCGCCTCGGCGTCGAGGTAGAGCGCGACGGGCAGGAGCAGACCCAGCGCGAGACCGAGGAGTGCCAGCGGAATCACCACGAGGAGGACGAACCCGAACCCGACGGGGAAGAATCCGGCGGGGCCGGGGCCGCCGAAGTGACCGAGCGGCCACCCGGCGACCCCTCCGAGGAAGCCGGCGAAGGCGGTCAGGAACAGGAGGGCGCCGACGACGTACGCGAGGAC
Proteins encoded:
- the hemC gene encoding hydroxymethylbilane synthase translates to MSQSTLRLATRGSALALRQASEVQSALETRRRAVELVEVETRGDQLRDELIHRLGKTGAFVRALDEQVLSGDVDAAVHSMKDMPTEFPEDLVVAGVPERARAGDVLVTPGGRSLDELPSGATVGTSSLRRKAQLLAERPDLDVQPLRGNVDTRAEKLLAPSVQDEHERRIDAEESAERSSADQSSGDEPRDGESEESFERSTDEWFNDLSEVQRRALERDVDTEYDAIVLAEAGLTRSGLAHSLEYERLPPTTFVPAPGQGALAVTAVDGDLAERIHEAIDHPPTRVRTTAERTVLAELNGGCVAPIGVHARLQGAHVNVSVRVLSRDGSEEVTATRDLPVERHATAAREFAADLRERGAADLIEQARVEEAEDREAKREE